Below is a genomic region from Altererythrobacter sp. Root672.
AATCCCCTTGGTCAGTTCAAGGGCGCGAAGCTTGTCGAAGGACGAGAGTTCCACGGCCTGTTCCAAAGCCGGTAGGTCGACGCGCTGGTTCAGGAACTGGAGTGCACGCGCCATCTCGGAAACGGCGTCGGAGATGAGACCTTCGTAGGACACCACATAGTGCGGCCGCCGCTTCAGCTCTCGGCCCCAACTGTTCATGAAGCGGAAGTACTCTGGAAGCCCCTGCTCGTTGTCGCTCAGGAAGTCATCCATATCGCCGGTGAAGGACTGTTTATGCCGCGTTACGTGGTGGTAGCTGGACGCCATCACGTCGCGGGGGTCGCGTACCACGAACAGGACCGGAAGTTCAGGAGGGATGCGCGAGGTAAAGCGCGAGTGCGTCGATGGAATCAGGGGAACCGCTGCCGCATCCGCTCGCCTGATAAAGGCTGGAATACCCCGCGTCGGATCAAGATCGAAATTCGGGGCAAAGCCGAACATGGTCTCGGTATCGAGGTCGGGATGTCGAGCCTTGGCGGCGAAGTAATGGGCGAGGATAAAGCGGACCCAAGTCCGCCCGGATTTCGGATATGAAACCAGGATTGCGGTGGCTTCAGCGGATGCAATCCGCAAATTGCGGTTCAGGTGAATCCGCCGGGCAATAGCGGATGGCGCCCTGCCGATTGAGTCCATCAGCATTCTCCTGCGGGGAGAATATCGGGTTGCGGGCGTAGTCCCGACTACTCTTAGGGATGAGCAGTGGCGCTCAGGGGGTAGTGCTGCAGTGCGATAGGGGTCAGATTCCGCCCGGCGTAAAGTCGAATCCGGCCTCGGCCAGCGCCTCGCACAAAGTGTCGACACAGCTTCGGAGGTCGTTCGCATCGGTTGAGCGAATCACGAAATTCGCGCCGACTTGGCCATCGCGGAAGAAGGGATAGCTGCCGATCTGGCAATTGGCGTGAGCCCGCTCCACCTCGCGAAGGATGTCGGCGACTTCGCTTTCCTTGATGAACCCCCCGACCGTCTCGCTCAGCAGCGGGGCTCCGCCTTCGAGCGTACCCGTAAGCGCATCGAGCATCTGAGCGGCGATGTGTGGCACACCGGCGAGCATGTGGACGTTGCCGATCTTGATCCCCGGCGCGCCTGACATGCGGTTGGGGATGAGGTCTGCACCCTCGGGCGTGCGAGCCATTCTAAGCCGCGCCTCGCTGACCCCGCCGCGCGTCACATAGTACTCTTCGAGGATGCGCCGGGCTTCGGGGTGGACCACGACCGGGACGCCGAGCGCCGCGGCCACGGCATCGACCGAGATGTCATCATGCGTCGGGCCAATACCGCCGGTGGTGAAGAGGTAATCGTGCGTCGTGCGCAGCGCGTTCACGGCCTCGACGATGCGCGCTTCGACATCGGGCACGACGCGCACTTCCATCAGGCGGATGCCCTGGACTTGCAGCCAGCTGGCCACCTGGGCGATGTTCTTGTCGTGCGTTCGGCCCGAGAGAATTTCATCCCCGATGACGACTAGCGCGGCGGTCCAGATGCGGTCGGGCAAAGGCATGGTCCTGCGGTACGAGATTTGCGGGCCCCGCGCCACCGCATGATATTGGGGCCTATCCGGAATTTTCCTGATGTTGGAAGCAGGAGCATGGCATATCCTGTGGCACATATGGTGAAGCAAGCCCTGTCTCTCGTAGCTGCACTCGGCCTGTTGAGCGGGTGTTCCAGCCTCCCACCCGAAAGCTCAGTCGACTGCGTCGACGCCACGAGGCCTCACATCCGCCTTTCGGAGGATGGGCAGACCGCCTTCACCGAGATCGATGTCCTGACCTACAATATTGAAGGGCTGCCATTCCCGGCCCGATCGAATCGAGGTCCCTATCTCCGGGAGATCGGGCGGCGTCTGGCAGAGTTCCGCTCGGCCGGGGAAGGGCCGGACATCATCGTCTTCCAGGAAGTGTTCAGCAAAGACGCCGCGGATGCTGTGATGAGTACCGGCTATCGCAGCATTGCCGTCGGACCGCGCCGGCGATCTGACCAGGCACCCAACACCCAGGGCGCTCTCCCTGGCAGTCGAAACATCTTCAGGGGCGAGATCGGCCTTAACGTGATGTCCGCGGGGCTGGTGATCGCGACCGACTATCCGATGGTGGCCGCGAACTACGTGCCCTACGCCACCCGGAGCTGTGCCGGGTTCGACTGCCTGTCGAACAAGGGCGTGCTTTTTGCAGAAGTCGCCATCCCAGGCGTTCCAGGCGTGGTCGACGTCTTCACCACGCACATGAATTCACAGCGGGCCTCCGGCGTCTCAGAGGAACGCCATGCGGCCGCTCATGCCCGGCAAACGAACGAGCTGGCGGATTTCGTGATCAGGAGCAGTCCGCTGAGCGATCCAATCCTGATCGGCGGCGACTTCAACATGCGTAATTCCGATGTCCGACACTATACTTTCGATCGGCGGTCGCCG
It encodes:
- a CDS encoding sulfotransferase domain-containing protein, which translates into the protein MDSIGRAPSAIARRIHLNRNLRIASAEATAILVSYPKSGRTWVRFILAHYFAAKARHPDLDTETMFGFAPNFDLDPTRGIPAFIRRADAAAVPLIPSTHSRFTSRIPPELPVLFVVRDPRDVMASSYHHVTRHKQSFTGDMDDFLSDNEQGLPEYFRFMNSWGRELKRRPHYVVSYEGLISDAVSEMARALQFLNQRVDLPALEQAVELSSFDKLRALELTKGIPGHAYDKSDPDALRMRRGKVGSFEDELSAAQKRLIEETCASQLSATASSLLSGYDLGPAQPAPQKTGVADRSLSVAPPKDKPATAANLRRRGIGRQLAAETMVIIGVAAALLAPAILAIELGEWWLQREWAEHSLGDGLALFGVDRTGHVETPTERILDVFLALPLTVTLFVVGILTLLSGVHLGDWGLDSVKLKKRLSLSAKNIRWRNPPDDDAETYPRN
- a CDS encoding endonuclease/exonuclease/phosphatase family protein, giving the protein MVKQALSLVAALGLLSGCSSLPPESSVDCVDATRPHIRLSEDGQTAFTEIDVLTYNIEGLPFPARSNRGPYLREIGRRLAEFRSAGEGPDIIVFQEVFSKDAADAVMSTGYRSIAVGPRRRSDQAPNTQGALPGSRNIFRGEIGLNVMSAGLVIATDYPMVAANYVPYATRSCAGFDCLSNKGVLFAEVAIPGVPGVVDVFTTHMNSQRASGVSEERHAAAHARQTNELADFVIRSSPLSDPILIGGDFNMRNSDVRHYTFDRRSPLGNVHRYCSENRSLCDVRQDWEHEDQWRRVQNLHLYQSGNVVKVRPIRVEGMFDGGPSGPVLSDHNGFRVVYELSWPASETELAPTCAWSPTTALAR
- a CDS encoding competence/damage-inducible protein A, producing the protein MPLPDRIWTAALVVIGDEILSGRTHDKNIAQVASWLQVQGIRLMEVRVVPDVEARIVEAVNALRTTHDYLFTTGGIGPTHDDISVDAVAAALGVPVVVHPEARRILEEYYVTRGGVSEARLRMARTPEGADLIPNRMSGAPGIKIGNVHMLAGVPHIAAQMLDALTGTLEGGAPLLSETVGGFIKESEVADILREVERAHANCQIGSYPFFRDGQVGANFVIRSTDANDLRSCVDTLCEALAEAGFDFTPGGI